The window GATGTGTGGTTAAGGATTCATGAATTGATCGACCTCGGCCGGCTTGATGCCGAGAAGGACTTTTATTCCATGAATCCATATGTAGAACAGCTCATGAACACCATTTTCGATTCAGTGGATCACTTGAAGACATACGCTCTTTCCTTTTCCCTCGATCCGTTTCTTGAAAACACACCAACTGCCGTTCGGGCACTTCTTCAAATAAACGGACCTTTCCAGCATGAACGAGTAGCGGTCTTTATGGAGATTTGGGGCACCATATTAAATAGAGGGAAATGGGTTAAAAAAGAAACAGAATTACTGAAGAACGCTCAGCAGCAAGAACAAACGGTTGAACGTACCATCGGGCTGATGCACATGGATTATTTACAGAAAGAAGACGAAAGCCTCTTTCAGCAATTACAGCTGCTCAATGCAGATATGCTGCCAAATGTGCTCAATTGGCTGAAGGATCTCACAAACCGCAAGGACTGGAAGCGGCTCAAGCTCTGGTATCATGAGATTACCTATATTTTAGAGGAATATTGCCAGCTCGACCTTTCCTATAGAGAACTGCGAGGAGCCGTCAGTGATTTCTTCTTTTATTTAGACGCATACTTTAAGCAGACGAAGGATCATCATTTATATGAACGCTACCTCCAAATCTGCATGCCCTATGCGTTTACTGAATATAGTCAGCTATTATATGCACAGCAGCGTTATGCAGAATGGATTGAGATTCACAGCCTTGTTGGTTTCTCCATCAGTGAACTGGAGAAGGATCTGATCAAACAAATTGCAAAAGAGGAGCCTGAAGCGCTCATTCCATCGTACCACCGTGAAATCTCACTGCTTCTCGATCAAAAGAATCGAAGTGCTTATCGAGAATCTGTGAAAATGCTAAAAAAACTGCGCACGCTTTATCATAAAACGAAAAAAACCGCAATTTGGGAAAGATATGTAAAGCAGCTGCAGGATTCAACGAAACGGCTGCGTGCGTTCCAAGAGGAAATGAAGAAAGGAAAATTAATTGATGACACGCCATAAACAAATTGTCATTCATGCAGAACAAACAGAAGATTTCTCTTTCACCATTTCAGCGCAAGCAGAGGACGGACACCCTGTTCCACTTAATGAAATGAAGAGGCAGCTTTTCCAATGGCACGAATCGTCTTTTTACGGAACATTTTTAGAAGATGTGAGCTTTATTGGCACACCTGCCTTCCTGTTAAGCCCTTGGATGACCGTTGAATTGCTAGGAAAAAATTCATTTAATACCTTTAGTCATGTGACATTAACGGATGAAACGGAACCACTGATGAAGACAGCCTCCACCATTTACGAATTCATCGAGGACGAAGATTTCGTTCCCGATTACGAGGCGTGGACAGAAGGTGTGCTTCGGTTTAAAGACAAAGAAGGACTATTAGATGGCTATACGGCTGATTGGTTCTCCTTTGCCGTACAAGATTACATTCAATATGATGATGCCTTGCAGCACAAATGGAACCGCATGACAGCACAATCGCCTGCGCTC is drawn from Bacillus pumilus and contains these coding sequences:
- a CDS encoding SWIM zinc finger family protein, which produces MLQHNINEEEIKQTAEQIKELLPATDENKQLIKKALITYRQDSVYRLKQESDTEWSAYVHDVVAARVHLHVLFPVRSSCSCPADGLCKHILAVFFSLYAQVESVTGFTENWSEKDELQRSKELIRQHFQVKRPDEQSLQSWMNFFQEEFNLWLKRTPKHQQTPQHLYYGYLSILKKHAPHSPEFKSLYAIHTSIDVWLRIHELIDLGRLDAEKDFYSMNPYVEQLMNTIFDSVDHLKTYALSFSLDPFLENTPTAVRALLQINGPFQHERVAVFMEIWGTILNRGKWVKKETELLKNAQQQEQTVERTIGLMHMDYLQKEDESLFQQLQLLNADMLPNVLNWLKDLTNRKDWKRLKLWYHEITYILEEYCQLDLSYRELRGAVSDFFFYLDAYFKQTKDHHLYERYLQICMPYAFTEYSQLLYAQQRYAEWIEIHSLVGFSISELEKDLIKQIAKEEPEALIPSYHREISLLLDQKNRSAYRESVKMLKKLRTLYHKTKKTAIWERYVKQLQDSTKRLRAFQEEMKKGKLIDDTP